The following proteins are encoded in a genomic region of Brachypodium distachyon strain Bd21 chromosome 1, Brachypodium_distachyon_v3.0, whole genome shotgun sequence:
- the LOC100833974 gene encoding uncharacterized protein LOC100833974 — protein MALSWPSAIRLAVGAALLVAVAVALFTLPVEKILKDFLVWIKENLGAWGPLVLAIAYIPLTVLAVPASILTLGGGYLFGLPVGFVADSIGATIGATAAFLLGRTIGRPYVLAKCKDYPKFQAVAIAIQRSGFKIVLLLRLVPLLPFNMLNYLLSVTPVGLGEYMLASWLGMMPITLALVYVGTTLKDLSDVTHGWSEISTTRWILIISGFILSVVLIICVTRVAKSSLDKALAENGEVDIGTPQLPVVASPSDLHQPLVIKIDTSNEDHEK, from the exons ATGGCGCTCTCGTGGCCCTCGGCCATccgcctcgccgtcggcgccgccctcctcgTTGCCGTCGCAGTCGCGCTCTTCACGCTGCCCGTTGAGAAG ATTTTAAAGGATTTTCTTGTTTGGATCAAGGAGAACTTGGGTGCATGGGGTCCTCTTGTACT GGCCATTGCTTACATCCCTTTGACGGTCTTAGCTGTTCCAGCCTCAATACTTACA CTTGGAGGTGGTTATCTGTTTGGCCTGCCTGTTGGGTTTGTTGCTGATTCGATTGGAGCCACAATTGGTGCTACTGCTGCATTTTTGCTTGGTAGAACG ATTGGAAGGCCTTATGTTCTTGCCAAATGCAAAGATTACCCCAAGTTTCAAGCAGTAGCTATTGCCATCCAAAGGTCTGGGTTCAAG ATCGTGTTGCTACTAAGGCTTGTCCCTCTACTACCATTTAACATGTTGAACTACCTCTTGTCTGTCACTCCTGTTGGCCTTGGAGAGTACATGCTGGCTTCTTGGCTTGGGATGATG CCAATTACTCTTGCTTTGGTGTATGTTGGAACAACACTAAAAGATCTATCTGATGTGACGCACGGTTGGAGTGAGATCTCAACCACCCGATGG ATTCTCATAATATCTGGCTTCATATTGTCTG TTGTCTTGATTATATGTGTCACAAGAGTTGCAAAGTCTTCTTTGGACAAGGCACTGGCAGAGAATGGAGAGGTGGATATAGGAACCCCGCAACTTCCTGTGGTGGCCTCTCCCTCGGATCTGCATCAACCGCTTGTAATCAAGATCGACACATCAAATGAAGACCACGAGAAGTAA
- the LOC106865406 gene encoding uncharacterized protein LOC106865406 — protein REKGFILLQGDGSWNTAISFNGHAPAPNGTDDDLILTALANGIISNGDSRDGDNPTIESATFTVLTDDFAAHDIAFRNTYNAHHKDNARRALAALIGGDRSSFRRCGFYGFQDTLCAYKGRHYFQSCSINGGVDFIFGYGQSIYDGCSVVSNVPPAWGKQAGFVTAHARVDGSRPGGLVFRGGQVLGTGRQYLGRAWNRFATVVFYKGGKRGKLGMTLGMLLLLRSGVVGSELRGPGGKLSFIGRDSRASFVTRPAMAGSAAALRVAVLAAVLLLAVPFLGKPAEAQFGQVKKYCLSQFALASQGEGGGDDEDEDEDEDKDDQDDKDDDEEEDDDDEEEDDDEEEDDEDEEGSDEHRAYRDCCRWLKEVEPGCVCETLLRLPSFLVKPQHTYTVRVGKTCKLEYRCGGGRGV, from the exons AGGGAGAAGGGCTTCATCCTGCTCCAAGGGGACGGCTCATGGAACACGGCCATCAGCTTCAACGGCCACGCCCCGGCCCCCAACGGCACCGACGACGATCTAATCCTCACCGCCCTCGCCAACGGCATCATCAGCAACGGCGACAGCCGCGACGGCGACAACCCGACGATCGAAAGCGCCACATTCACGGTCCTCACCGACGACTTCGCCGCCCATGACATCGCCTTCAGGAACACCTACAACGCACACCACAAGGACAACGCGCGCCGCGCGTTGGCGGCTCTCATCGGCGGCGACCGCAGCTCGTTCCGGCGATGCGGCTTCTACGGGTTCCAGGACACGCTGTGCGCCTACAAGggccgccactacttccagagCTGCTCCATCAATGGCGGCGTGGACTTCATCTTCGGCTACGGGCAGTCCATCTACGACGGCTGCTCCGTCGTGTCCAACGTGCCACCGGCCTGGGGGAAGCAGGCCGGATTCGTCACGGCCCACGCTAGAGTCGATGGCAGCCGGCCCGGCGGGCTCGTGTTCCGGGGCGGGCAGGTCCTGGGCACGGGCCGGCAGTACCTGGGCCGGGCCTGGAACCGGTTTGCTACCGTGGTTTTCTACAAGGGTGGGAAGCGTGGAAAGCTGGGAATGACACTAGGGATGTTACTTTTGCTGAGGTCGGGTGTAGTGGGCTCGGAGCTGAGAGGGCCGGGAGG CAAGCTAAGCTTCATCGGTCGAGATTCGAGAGCTAGCTTTGTAACGAGGCCAGCAATGGctggctcggcggcggcgctccgcgTGGCGGTCCTGGCGGCGGTGCTGCTCCTGGCGGTGCCGTTCCTGGGGAAGCCGGCGGAGGCGCAGTTCGGGCAGGTGAAGAAGTACTGCCTCAGCCAGTTCGCGCTCGCCAGCCAG ggcgagggcggcggggacgacgaggacgaggacgaggatgaAGACAAGGACGATCAGGATGACAaggacgatgacgaggaggaggacgacgacgacgaggaagaagacgacgacgaggaagaagacgatgagGATGAAGAGGGGAGCGACGAGCACAGGGCGTACAGGGACTGCTGCCGGTGGCTCAAGGAGGTGGAGCCCGGGTGCGTGTGCGAGACGCTTCTCCGGCTGCCGTCCTTCCTCGTCAAGCCGCAGCACACCTACACCGTCCGCGTCGGGAAAACCTGCAAGCTCGAGTACCgctgcggtggcggccgcggcgtcTAG
- the LOC100833126 gene encoding protein HUA2-LIKE 2, translating into MAPARKKRGSSSAAAAAAAAAQWKVGDLVLAKLKGYPAWPAMISEPEKWGLSATKKKLLVYFYGTKEIAFCNYADLEAFTEEKKKSLLLKRHGKGTDFGRAVKEIIEIYDSMKEEDNNTTGLTPANNSNSLDTAGPEEGSELANDNRLEGNPASSMDHSMTSTPGSNIAALESEHCVVNSAPDGPASSYSKKRQNNAQQQDSCAHDNIASPQRLRSSLGADLRTRDSYGLNDPNLPSVSMISDDKLEDSSRHKYIGDERPNLNFLSAAKDVILYHSSGGSSSQSGALENCNDERNSSSAAIAGDTLSVEVSQTRVLNKEDKLNGTHDLSMSTPVTFKRKRKPGMDVNNSITSVVPSMDEDLQLKSSGNLADSPNSGNEVNKSDGDDHLPLVKRARVRGRPLLEDSTSTVDEPDISDNKTELPARANQYNKHDLPSVGLKDHAADKVPPGMDPSSKADLSLASGEVQTACKNKEYQSKVLTMDGEAALPPSKRLHRALEAMSANAAETTSNLIEVNKSQELVLKHCTSAIASPPSNNSADAVVKSPRSARTKSLEITSSALPPTGQEHILRPVILNKDSTSTISLELKYGGSHDPPEEVQTGVDDVCGKAPTCFIESKEAPLVLSISMLDQSLLGEASGSEPIKPIDNCGHSSSKNVDGSADLVSVARAVVPCANDNCNSVPHNKTVSAETTVSVGDKTSASSLVTKASCIQSDAGARTFEPHGSSTTALKGPDHRINLNPKDMGLSPDSMPMKELIAAAHARRFSQPTSFIDSFLDSNVINEPLVNTPSVKEGSGGLCSPSNNTRSASDRIHNQQNSGKILFDNMQQKSLNKLAGHDEARSARRAFETFLGTLTRTKECIARATRLALDCAKHGIAGEVMDVIIERLERESNLYKRVDLFFLVDSIIQCCRNQKGGVGDAYPSLIQAVLPRILYASAPPGNSAWENRRQCLKVLKLWLERKTLSEYIIRHHIKELEVLNEASFGTSRRPSGTERALNDPLRDNEGMLVDEYGSNTGFHLPNLICTKLLDEEGSSSEERSFEAVTPEHESPDANEEGASQLHGSKHRLVVEEVNGDLEMEDVAPSSEAETSSACQPDLTDARCTTNQNLDSVPPLPDDKPPTPPPLPSSPPPVPRPSCPVFQGSQVQGALHVTADRVERDPLRNIQDQLPHSVANSGGNMGPSVVPLQPPAPYSSRCAGHSNPIIPPPPLPPPPVAPFHPPGPHGNFGHPVPHHGNNYHQPPSGPPPNNAYHLQPQPPHPPVPNQFPYRPPEPQQRTQPWNCNPCYPERYAYNGQDRGHHPYDRRHHFDDRGRHFDDGGHYFNNGAHHFDDRGHHFDDRAVRGQMHHEGVDRGGFPPYFGPEPPFLDHFEASSTHRGRPSDPPPGPCSGWSMPPRRSKYPPASRHSMEPPVSHEGGWRRHGRHNNDRYHR; encoded by the exons ATGGCGCCGGCCCGGAAGAAACGcgggtcgtcgtcggcggccgcggccgccgccgccgccgcgcagtGGAAGGTCGGCGACCTCGTGCTCGCCAAGCTCAAGGGCTACCCGGCGTGGCCGGCCATG ATAAGCGAGCCAGAGAAATGGGGACTATCTGCAACGAAAAAGAAGCTGCTGGTCTACTTTTATGGAACTAAAGAGAT TGCTTTCTGCAATTATGCTGACCTTGAGGCATTCActgaagagaaaaagaaatcttTACTACTTAAGCGACATGGCAAAGGAACAGATTTTGGCCGGGCAGTTAAGGAAATAATAGAAATTTATGATTCTATGAAGGAAGAGGACAATAACACAACTGGTTTGACTCCTGCCAATAACAGCAACAGTTTGGACACTGCAGGTCCTGAAGAAGGTTCTGAGTTGGCCAATGACAACAGGTTGGAGGGTAATCCCGCCTCTTCCATGGATCACAGCATGACCAGTACCCCTGGGTCTAATATTGCTGCATTGGAGAGTGAGCACTGTGTTGTGAACTCTGCACCCGATGGGCCTGCTAGTTCATATTCAAAGAAGAGGCAAAATAATGCTCAGCAACAAGATTCTTGCGCTCATGATAATATTGCATCACCTCAGAGGCTGAGAAGTTCATTAGGTGCTGATCTTCGGACTCGGGATTCTTATGGGCTGAATGATCCCAATCTGCCTTCTGTCAGTATGATCTCTGATGATAAGCTGGAAGATTCTTCTCGGCATAAATACATAGGTGACGAGAGACCTAACTTGAATTTCCTTTCAGCTGCGAAGGATGTTATACTGTACCATTCCAGTGGTGGCTCCTCAAGTCAATCTGGAGCCTTAGAGAACTGTAATGACGAGAGAAATTCGAGTTCAGCTGCCATAGCAGGAGATACCCTTAGTGTTGAAGTATCTCAGACTAGAGTCCTGAATAAAGAAGATAAACTGAATGGAACACATGATCTTTCCATGAGCACACCAGTTACTTTTAAAAGAAAACGAAAGCCAGGCATGGATGTTAATAATTCGATCACTAGTGTGGTACCAAGTATGGATGAGGACTTGCAGCTTAAGTCAAGTGGAAACCTAGCAGATTCTCCAAATTCAGGGAATGAAGTTAACAAGTCAGATGGAGATGATCACTTGCCATTGGTCAAAAGGGCAAGGGTCCGGGGAAGACCCCTGCTAGAGGACTCCACATCCACAGTTGATGAGCCAGATATTTCTGATAACAAAACAGAACTGCCTGCACGTGCAAATCAATATAATAAACATGATCTGCCTTCAGTAGGGCTAAAGGATCATGCAGCTGACAAGGTGCCCCCTGGTATGGATCCTTCATCCAAAGCAGACCTGTCTCTGGCATCAGGGGAAGTTCAGACTGCTTGTAAGAACAAAGAATACCAATCAAAGGTTTTGACAATGGATGGAGAAGCTGCTTTGCCTCCATCTAAACGCCTTCATCGTGCCTTAGAGGCTATGTCTGCTAATGCAGCTGAAACTACTAGTAATCTGATTGAAGTGAATAAGTCACAGGAACTTGTTCTGAAACATTGCACAAGTGCAATAGCAAGCCCTCCTTCTAATAACTCTGCAGATGCAGTTGTCAAAAGTCCAAGATCTGCAAGAACTAAAAGCCTGGAAATTACTTCGAGTGCACTTCCCCCAACTGGCCAAGAGCATATCTTACGACCAGTCATATTAAACAAGGACTCCACCTCTACTATTTCTTTGGAATTGAAATATGGTGGGAGCCACGATCCACCAGAAGAAGTTCAAACTGGGGTTGATGACGTCTGTGGAAAAGCTCCAACTTGTTTCATAGAGTCGAAAGAGGCCCCCCTTGTATTATCTATATCTATGCTTGACCAATCGCTTTTGGGGGAAGCTAGTGGAAGTGAGCCCATAAAACCAATTGACAACTGTGGTCATAGTTCTAGCAAAAATGTTGATGGATCTGCTGATCTAGTTAGCGTAGCAAGGGCTGTTGTGCCATGCGCTAACGACAATTGCAATTCCGTTCCACATAATAAGACAGTTTCAGCTGAAACAACAGTAAGTGTGGGTGATAAAACAAGTGCCTCTTCTTTGGTTACTAAAGCTTCATGCATTCAATCTGATGCAGGCGCCCGAACATTTGAACC GCATGGCTCTTCAACAACTGCACTGAAAGGACCTGACCACAGAATAAACCTAAACCCAAAGGATATGGGTTTGTCTCCAGACTCGATGCCTATGAAAGAACTTATTGCTGCTGCACATGCTCGGAGATTTTCTCAGCCTACTTCTTTCATAGACAGCTTTTTAGATTCCAATGTTATTAATGAACCTTTGGTGAATACACCTTCAGTTAAGGAAGGATCTGGTGGGCTATGTTCACCTTCAAATAATACAAGGTCTGCATCAGATAGGATTCATAATCAACAGAATAGTGGTAAGATTCTTTTCGATAATATGCAACAGAAGAGCTTGAACAAATTAGCAGGTCATGATGAAGCCAGGTCAGCACGTAGGGCCTTTGAAACTTTCCTTGGCACATtaacaagaacaaaagaatgcaTAGCCCGTGCAACACGTCTTGCTCTGGACTGTGCTAAGCATGGCATTGCTGGGGAG GTAATGGATGTCATCATTGAACGCCTGGAAAGAGAATCAAATTTGTACAAAAGGGTGGACCTGTTCTTCCTTGTCGATTCAATAATACAGTGCTGTCGCAATCAGAAAG GAGGAGTTGGCGATGCCTATCCTTCTCTTATCCAAGCAGTCCTGCCACGAATACTATATGCTTCCGCACCACCTGGCAATTCCGCATGGGAGAATCGAAGGCAGTGTCTTAAG GTTTTGAAACTCTGGCTTGAGAGGAAAACTCTTTCGGAATACATCATTCGTCATCATATTAAAGAGCTTGAAGTTCTTAATGAGGCATCATTTGGAACCTCTCGCCGTCCTTCTGGGACGGAGAGAGCTCTGAATGACCCTTTGCGGGATAATGAAGGAATGCTTGTAGATGAGTATGGAAG CAATACTGGTTTTCATCTTCCAAATTTAATTTGCACAAAACTGCTTGATGAGGAAGGAAGCTCCTCTGAGGAGAGGAGCTTTGAAGCTGTTACTCCTGAACATGAATCTCCGGATGCTAATGAGGAAGGGGCTTCTCAATTGCATGGCTCGAAGCATCGACTTGTGGTTGAAGAAGTGAATGGTGACCTTGAGATGGAGGATGTAGCCCCATCATCTGAAGCTGAAACTAGCTCTGCTTGCCAGCCAGATCTAACTGATGCTAGGTGTACAACTAATCAAAATCTCGATTCTGTTCCTCCCTTGCCTGATGACAAACCTCCAACACCTCCACCTTTGCCGTCATCTCCGCCACCTGTACCGCGTCCGTCCTGTCCTGTTTTTCAGGGTTCACAGGTTCAAGGAGCATTGCACGTGACAGCTGATCGAGTTGAACGAGATCCTTTGAGA AATATTCAAGATCAACTCCCCCATTCTGTTGCAAACAGTGGAGGTAACATGGGTCCTTCTGTAGTTCCATTGCAGCCTCCAGCACCATATTCTTCTAGGTGTGCAGGGCATTCAAATCCAATAattccaccaccaccgctgcCTCCACCTCCTGTTGCACCATTCCATCCTCCCGGACCCCATGGAAATTTTGGGCATCCAGTACCACACCATGGAAATAATTATCACCAACCACCATCAGGACCACCACCGAATAATGCATACCATTTGCAGCCACAACCTCCACATCCACCAGTTCCAAACCAGTTCCCATATAGGCCACCTGAACCCCAACAAAGAACACAACCTTGGAATTGTAATCCTTGCTATCCTGAGAGATATGCGTACAATGGACAAGACAGAGGACACCATCCTTACGATAGGAGACATCACTTTGATGATAGAGGGCGACACTTTGATGATGGAGGGCATTACTTCAATAATGGAGCGCATCACTTTGATGATAGAGGGCATCACTTCGATGACAGAGCAGTTAGGGGACAAATGCACCATGAAGGTGTTGATAGAGGAGGGTTTCCTCCGTACTTTGGACCAG AACCCCCATTTCTGGACCATTTTGAAGCCTCATCTACCCACCGTGGGCGACCATCGGACCCTCCACCAGGTCCATGCTCTGGGTGGTCGATGCCGCCTAGGAGATCCAAGTACCCTCCTGCCTCCAGACATTCTATGGAGCCTCCGGTTTCCCATGAAGGAG GTTGGAGGAGGCACGGAAGACATAATAATGATAGATATCATAGATGA
- the LOC100834285 gene encoding rhomboid-like protein 19: MMSSTTPPPPSLPAAGVSFFRGYTKLCKGLAVVLLLVHLLVQLFPSAVNYLALIPARTIPFGWNLITAGYVEQTIPGVLISIVGLLLFGKLLEPLWGTKELLKFVFIVNFSTSVCVFITAIAFYYVTQQETYLYTPLSGFYGVLSGLLVGIKQLLPDQELNLFVLKIKGKWIPSLTALISVFVSFFVKELVSYLPVILFGIYMSWIYLRYFQKRLETGLKGDPSEEFSFSSFFPEFLRPVLDPIASIFHRLLCGRTDRADARGHALDTSSLPGSDSTEANRRRERGQRALEQRLAEKLAAVKSTEGTSHDASDKV, translated from the exons ATGATGAGCAGCACCacccctcctccgccctcgctccccgCCGCG GGTGTAAGCTTCTTCAGAGGATACACAAAGCTGTGCAAGGGCCTTGCTGTCGTATTGCTTCTGGTGCACCTCTTGGTCCAGCTGTTCCCTTCGGCTGTCAACTATCTCGCTCTTATTCCCGCAAG GACAATTCCCTTTGGCTGGAACCTGATAACTGCTGGCTATGTTGAGCAAACAATTCCTGGG GTCCTTATCAGCATAGTTGGTCTTCTTTTATTTGGGAAGTTGCTAGAGCCCTTATGGGGCACAAAGGAGTTGTTGAAGTTCGTTTTCATCGTCAACTTCTCAACTTCTGTGTGTGTCTTCATAACTGCTATTGCTTTCTACTATGTAACACAACAAGAGACCTACCT ctaTACTCCTCTCTCTGGATTTTATGGAGTTCTGTCAGGATTGCTGGTGGGGATCAAGCAACTTTTGCCAGATCAGGAGCTTAATCTTTTTGTACTGAAGATTAAGGGAAAG TGGATTCCATCACTCACTGCGCTGATATCAGTTTTTGTAAGCTTCTTCGTGAAGGAATTGGTATCTTACCTCCCGGTTATACTGTTTGGCATTTATATGAGTTGGATTTACCTGCGATACTTCCAAAAGAGGCTGGAGACTGGCCTGAAAGGAGATCCGAGTGAGGAATTCTCGTTCTCGAGTTTCTTCCCTGAATTTCTAAG ACCAGTTCTGGACCCGATAGCCTCGATATTTCATAGGCTTCTTTGTGGAAGAACAGATAGGGCTGATGCTAGGGGTCATGCATTGGATACCTCATCATTGCCTGGTTCAGATTCTACCGAGGCAAACAGGAGGAG GGAAAGAGGTCAAAGGGCACTGGAGCAAAGATTAGCTGAAAAGCTCGCAGCAGTCAAGAGCACTGAGGGCACATCGCATGACGCATCTGACAAAGTTTGA